The following nucleotide sequence is from Drosophila kikkawai strain 14028-0561.14 chromosome 2L, DkikHiC1v2, whole genome shotgun sequence.
aaaaaaggtaaagcTTTCTCAAAGTCAGGCTGTATAGAAATTCTCTCATTAGTTCAGTATTGCTTGTACAATGCAGGCAAACTGCGATATAGAGAGCGCGAGAGACAATTGTAATGGAAAAGCCAAATCGATTCGGTTTTTAATCGCTTTTTTTTAACATGgttacatttattaaaaattttgatgtAAAACAATTTGGTTCGAGTCGCAACCGTCGTGACGTCCCAGATactaattcttttttttcttttccgcCGGCTTCAGGATCTGAAACGAGCACATGAGCGTGTCGTCAACGGACATCATGGCACCGGCGTTGTCGAACTCGCCACAGTAGTTGGGCGCTGAGAAGATCGTGACCAGTTGGCGCTTCGCAAAGAACTCATAACCGTCCTCGACCACCTGGTGGGCACGGCAGACGAGATCGAAGCCGTGTTTATGCAAAAACTTGGTCACCACCTCGGCACCGAAGGTGAAGCTGACGCCGCGGTCGTTTTCGCCCCAACCAGCGGTATCCTTGTCGGGATCGGACCACAGAAGGTCGCAGAGCAGGCCCTGGTCGGGCACGTCTGTGGGTCGCATGATGCGCCGGATATGCTCCATGGAGGTCAGGTCGGGGCTCAGGCCGCCGTGGCAGCAGAAGATCTTCTCGTCGATGATGGCCGACACAGGCAGGCAGTTGAAGCAGTCGGTGAAGGTCTTCCACAGCTTGATGCTGTAGCGCCGCTTGCACTCGTCGTAGAAGCCGTAGATGCGGTTGATGCTGGCGGACTCGTGGTTGCCCCGCAGTATGAAGAAGTTCTCCGAGTATTTGATCTTGTAGGCGAGCATCAGGCAAATGGTCTCCAGCGACTGCTTGCCGCGGTCCACGTAGTCGCCCAGAAACAGGTAGTTCGCCTCCGGCGGAAAGCCGCCGTACTCGAACAGCCGTAGCAGGTCGTAGTACTGGCCGTGGATGTCGCCGCAAATTTTGATTGGAGCCTCCAGCTCCAGCAGGACGGGCTGTGCGAGGAGGATCTCGCGCGACTTTAGGCAGAGGGCCCGGATCTCGCCCTCCAGGAGCTGCACGTTCTTGCCCGCCCGCGATCCGCGCACCTCCAGAAGCCGCGTTATGATGCTGTCCACATTCATTACGTCCCCCATGTTTTCTGGTTGCGAGTTCCACTTAGTCAAGTTGGTGGTGCCGAAAAtggtttgaaatttgttttatttcaaaaaggAACTTTTCTCAGGCAAATAGTGTGAGCATTTCTCCAGAGCTTCCTCAACAGGAAGTTGAATTAGGTAGAATTCGTAGTTTTTTCTAGTGAGCAACACatatatttccttaatttctTCCTGCCTTATTTAGAAGACATTTCCCCCCTGCTTTTACCAATGCTTCCAGCAGCAATTGTCAGTCCGTCAGTGGCTGCAAGCTCCTCTTCAACAATGCGAAAGCCAAGATAAGCTCAATAAAACTGTCGCCTTGCCACTTGGCAAACACATTTACATATGCTCTTCCTTTCTCCGCCATTTCCCCATTGCTTTCCCCAGCCGCCTTCGCTCTCCTTACATTGTTCAAAGGAAAAGTGCAACATCAGCGCAAAATATACTGATAGCCAGACAACTATCGCCAGCCAGTCTTCTTTCCCTATATATTCAAATGTgcaaaatattcatttatatatttgagtTTCAGCCAGGCTTTGCCTTCGCTTCACCcagaaaaaagagaaaaagaaaaacatggCAAGCTCTTGAAAGGAAAATGCAAACGTCATCGACAACAACAGAAGGAAAGGTCTCCACTGAGTGGAAGCGAACTCTTGTTTCTGGTACCAGGTTTCCCAGCTTAAATTGGTTTAACCTTTCAACTGTCGCcaaaaaaagggagaaaagtATAGATGGAGGGCGAGAGGAGACTCAGAGCGGCAGCAAGATTTTGCCGGAATAAAATATAAGGGCCTTGGCGCAGGCATTTAGACTGAGGGATCTTTCCAAAAACAACATTTAATATTCCCTTTTCTGTgtagcatttatttaaaatttatgctgATGACTGTCTGTGGGCTACACAAATGACACTCACTTACACTGGAAAATAAAGATGAGGGAAAGATGTgtatcaaaattaaaagaatctaagaatatttatagtaaaaatgtGTCTAAATTGACccttttttattgaaattatgtccgaattttattttatttatttattaaagcttTTTCCCTGTTTTCCCCTGTGCACAAATACAGGAAAAGCAAGACAGAACCAGCTACTCTCATGTGTGCttatgtaaatgtatttacTTGTCTGCCGTCATTTTGAGGCAGTCGCCAGTCACAATCTGCTACatttccataaatattttagaaaatttacataaaatgtTAAAGGCGCAACAAAAAATGCCAAGATGAGCCGCAGCGGCAAAGAAACCAGGAGAGAACacagaataaaaattaattcatgACGACAAAAGTCAATTTTGTAAATCCACAAAACATATGGTGCTAGAAGGCAACAACATCCACCGCCAGACAGTCAGTCAGCCAAACAGCCAGCCAGTCACATACACAtgtgaaatgaaaatgaaaatgcaaaCGATGTGCGGATGCCTGTGCCTCTTCCACCTCTCCGTTTTTCGCCTCCAATTTACTTTTCCTtcatgtttttcttgttttttagaTATCTGCCTGGCACGTGGCAAAAATTCAGAGGCATTGGTCCGCataaaattgcattaaaagcTAATGAGCTTGAAATAAAAGACAATTTGCttttgaattgaaaatttCTCTCctttttcggtggcatttGGTCTGCCTTTTGTTTCCAAAGAAAGCCATTAAAGGAAATTTTCCTAAAattacaaaaccaaaaaatcacCAGGGGGTGGGCAGAAATTGCGGTTGTGGAATGTAAAATGTTGACTTTGGGAGAGCTTGGGTGAAAATTTGTGGTTTCCCCCTGAAAGGAGAATAATTATTTAGAAGTTTTGCCTGTCAAAGGAAGCAGAGCTTAAGAATTAAACCTTTAAGGTCAAGTCAAAGTGGTTGCTAAAGAAGTTCATATTGAGGAATATCTTTAAGCTCATTCCCTTCACTTCAGATTCAATCTCAAACatgatttaaaaattctcAATCCACTTTCAGATTATCCTTATTCAAACACACTATGTATCCTGCTAGCTCATAAAATGTTTCTAATTACATCATTCAGGGATACTCCAGTCCAGCTCTGCCTTCACCCTTTATTTCCCCTCTATTAAAAACCATATCAGTATCTCTTCCTTTCAAGCAGTTTGCTTAGCTCGTAGAACAATTTGTAAGTAAAAAATTTGCTGCCATTGCAGTTAAATGAACCAACAAAGTGTGCAAGGATCTCCCTATCTTTGCTGGTGTGTGGTGTCTCTGTGcatgtgtgcctgtgtgtgggAGTGGGTGTGGCATTGTGTTGAAGTGTTGTTCAGTTTTCTAACCTCATCAATCGTTTACTTTATGGTGGAAGGGCTTGGCATTTATTGAAGCTGCTTGCCTGCCAGGGCTTTTGTATATCCCATGTAGCAACATCACCGCTCCCCGAATACACTTGAAAAACATATGCTTAGAAGAGTGTTCAATAACTAATATGAACTAATTGTATTATAATGCTTCATGCTCCAATCGTGCTTAAAAATTGCTAATAATTTcaagtattttattaaaaataaagcataTTCATATTTCTAATCAGTTTTTCTTGATGTACATCTCCGCCTGCAGCCCTAGACTGGATGCTTCGTATTTACAAGAGGACCAGGAGGCAAAATCTCAAAGTCTCCCAAGTCGTAGCCGTCTGTCGCTGGCATGAGGCTCGTCGTCATGGGCTTACACACTGCCTCCACAAACCCAGCCTCGCCTTTAAATCTGGCCCATAGAAAGTAATCTTAATggcttttttgttgctgcagGATCAGGAGCCGGAGAGCTCGCTGCAGGACCACTGCCAACtgagttgcagttgcagcaaaAAGCAGAAAAGGGGCTGCAAAAAGAATTCCAGGGGCAGGCcatgaaaattgcaaaatgcatTCAACTTTCCTGGGGGCCAAACGCATAAATTGTAACCCCAACAAACGACCTTTCTTAGAcaggctgctcctgctccagctccagctcttgCTCCTGGCTCCCTGCCCCTTTTCGTGTGGCGTCTGCGGATTTGAATAGCCAATTTGTTTGGCATTGTTTGCCATTGGGCAGATCCTACTCGTTCTCGACCAGGGTGTGGGGGGGAAATCTCGCAGAAAGGGAATTTGCATTTCTAagataaaatgcaaatatttcaatttgtaACTTAAGCAAATTGCCTCAATGAGTGCAGCTGTCAGTCAACCTCAGTTGCCATTCTCGGCACAAGAACTTTTTCTCGGTTAGCCTGTAGCCTTTCTTTTCCCGAATCCTTTCGCCTTTCCGTTTCCCCAAAAACATAAGCCGCATCTGCCCCATAAAGAGCCTTTAGAGTTGATTGCTTTCTGCAATTGACCGTAACATATATGCCATATATACATCGTTCTGAAATGCACACAAGTGAGTTGGGGCTTTAAGAGACATGCATCTTGGGTCTCTGTGCAGTTTATTGATGCAGCAATTAGCAAGTAAGGATTTTTCTGAATTAAAAAGGGGTGGGATATGGCCATCGACCATAAAATAATGGGTTTATATTTTactatagattttttccaggTAAATAACCAATTAAATATACCAACAAAAGCCTTTGTGAAAAATAGGAAAaggagaaatataaatattgggCAACTGTTTTTGAAGAAGTGCAGTCAAGTGTGAAAAGCCAGAAAATTGACAAGTAAACatatttctcttttaaaaatatatattttcttgtcaTGTGGTtgttttctgtattttattattaaaacaaaaagcaaattgattattgtttatatttttgttgaataTTCTGTCGTAGACATTTGAGTCAAAACCAGTAAATTATATGGAATTGTTACAAATTCATTGGTTAGACTTTCTTTTCAGTATCTAATTTGTAATTATGTGAATTTTTTGCTTAACTTTATACACGACACTTCACTTtcccatttttaaataaatatattattttcttattattttgattataatAAATACTCAGTAAGGCATTTGTAATATGATCTAGGAAGTAACATCATGAACAATGATTCCAGAAACGATTAACACAAAAGCAACAATTTGAACAACAAACTAAAAGCAACATTAAGCCTGTAAAATTCCCAGAAAatgcccagcagcagccactggaGCAACATCCTAAGCAAACAAGCAACACGGACAAGTTTGTGAACAACATTCGCTTTTCCCCTGTTCGGAATGCTGTCcatggtgttgctgctgctgctctgttagcaataaagtttttttttgttcctttcGCAGTGCACACTTTTCTCCATTTTCCAAAGCCTTCTGTCCAACTGTCTAATGGTCTTGTGTACTTGTTACTCTTGCTGTCTGTCAGTCAAAACGTcattattgttgctgttggtgctgttgctgttgccgatGTTGCCGCTGTTGGTTTTCTTGTACAAGCTGCGTGTTTGTTTGAACAAAAACTATGCACACACCACGCATGCACACCACACCCTACACCCTACACCCACTGCCCCCTGTGTTCATGTCGAGGAGCTTGAGCAGTTTCTGTGGCTGCACATTGAAGTGGGTTGGGAggctggtgcctggtttcgggggcgtggcaaacTGGGGTCCTCTGACACCCTTGTTTGCTAACAATGCAATGTATGTCAAGGCAAAATATGTTCATTCAACTCGACAAACAAAACAgcacagaaaaaaacacacaagGAGCTGCAAAAACAACGAAAGCGAGGAGAACGCATCAATAATGCAAGAACTCGAGGGGGAAATTCGCCTTGAAATTTTGCGAGGAATACACTAAAagaaaagtatttattataatttttgttagatatttttaacattttaatacaTATTATCTACACGTTACTAGTATTTCTCACAGTGCCTTTGATGGGTGTCGCTTGTTTGTTGATTACATAAATGCAATTGAAATGTACGAGCACTCtgcaattgaaattgaaaattgcaaaTGGCTAAAGGCCTTTGCTCTCCACCCTCCCCTCCCCAAAAGATTCTTCTTTTTTGGGGAGGTGACCTTGCCCAAGGGGGGAAGGCACTTTCACTGCTGAAGTACACAAGGAATGTGTTGGAAATCTGGTGAACACATCACCCACATCGAGTGGGTACGTTCGAGTGTCTGAAAGTGAAGTACGAGCTCTGTTAACAGAGATCAAGGAATTTAACTGGGAAAGGTCCTTGAAAGGGTTTAGGATCAAACCAAGAGATAGTGAAAAGACTTTCAAAAGAGCTAAGCATACATATTAGCAAATGAAGTCAAGAGTTTGTTAATCGCTGAAATACTTCTCAGCTGAAAATACTTCGAGCAATTTACATACTTTTTATTCCCCTTTGAGAATGATGGCTCTAATAGAGCCATTTACAATAAAAGTCAGTTATAAAGGAGGCCCAGGATCTGTTATAGCTCAAAAGCATTTTCATGGCCTTCACTTTATTTGCGTTGGACATTCATGGGTTCCACTTTAACGACAGCAGCCAGCCCCGTCAGCAAAcatctttttatacccttgcagggtattataatttcagtcagaagtttgcaacgcagtgaaggagacgtttccgaccctataaagtatatatattcttgatcagcatcaacagccgagtcgatctagccatgtccgtctgtccgtctgtctgtctgtccgtctgtccgtctgtctgtctgtccgtctgtccgtctgtctgtctgtctgtttctacgcaaactagtccctcagttttaaagctatctgaatgaaactttgcatatagtcttctatatgctctcactgctatatatgtcggaacgggccggatcggacgactatatcatatagctgccatacaaatgtttgataaatttttagaaaaaaaagtataacttggctgtttttcaatatttttgcatcatttttgagatatagccattttatattattccagaattttggtaaaaattttatgaaaatcggacgactatatgatatacctgccataggaacgatcgagaaattaatagaaataaaattatagcttcgttgtttttcaacgcatttttatttactctgagatatacgttttttttattattctagaattttggtataaatttcataaaaatcggacaactatatcttatagctgccatagaagcgatcggtaaatgtataaaatatataaagctgagaatgtaaaactgtaactgtcaaactgtaaacataataagtataggtaaaatgtaatgaaactctgttttgtgagtgttttcagcatttaaatctataaaataaacatcaaaaccaatctgcaagggtatacaaacttcggcgtgccgaagttagcttcctttcttgttaattagttgtttgcctttgcccgagagaaaaaaaaaatgaaaaaagaaaacaagaagtATATTCTGTCAGGATGGAAAACGGGGCAAGCGGAATTGCATTGCTTTTCGAGTCTGTTCTACCGGCAAAAATTGCATAACAACTGCCATTAAAAGGCAGACaagctaattaaaatgcaCACAAAACAACGAGgggaaaattttgaaaaaaacaaaacgacgGCATTAACTATGGCTGTGCGGGGGAAATCACAATAGGAACAACCGTGACGAGGCaacaaaaaagttataaactttgtttaaaaaacaattacaagTCTTCTTGGCAAAAAGAGAGACGAGAGACGGCGCAAgcataaagaaaatattaaaaatataaactttactGTCAATAAAAAGCGCCAAAAGGCGAGACGCTAAAAGAAAACTCTTTATGACAAAAggcgaaataataataaacccaAGTCGGAAGGAGTTCTGGGGATCAAACAAGGCCACcaggatacagatacagactcgaagcagatacagatacaggtCCAGGCGTAGGCACTAAACGGCCACTTAAACGTTAACTTGATTTAGCACCTCGTAACCGAAGAGAATCCCAAACAAAGGCGCCCCGACAAAAACGAGGGGCAAAAGTCACAAGTGGCTTCGGCCactgtgggcgtggcagccaGCTATAAAAACAGATCAGCAAAGCTGATGAGAGGAACCTTCCCCAGAAgaattgcaataaaaaatggccaagCGGCCAGAACGAATGAATATGATGGTCGAAATGGAGATTAACAATTGGAATCCTCCTATATAAAAACCGAGCGTATGCGAATTGATATCGTAGGGACTTGATAATTGTTCAGGGATAATCGTAAATTCActgaaaaaattgccaaaattaTGGCAAACAAAAGAGATTCCCCAAATGGAGTGGCTCAacaattgtattttaaattttccataAAAGCATGTGTGTAGTAAAATGGAATTTACTTGTTAAGAATATCTTATTTCAAGAGCTTTTATTTTGGCAAATAAGATATAAAGATTATGAGACTTAAAATGGGTGAAGAATCGATAAAACCCTTttgtaaaatatgtaatttacAATGTCGTTCAAGACacatttattcattttacGACCGCATTATGAAGATTATCAGTTGGAGGGTTTTTAagagttttaaattataatctGCTGAAATGTAAATAAGCATCTTATACATTATGCTGTAATATTTCTAATGGGATATActtcaaaaatatgtattttaatcCAGAAGACAGCTCtcaatttttgcataatttcccTTTTCCCCCGCACTCAATTTTCCCTGCTGAACTGAGCCTGAATTATCGCTGAATTGTGCAATTTGTATCCCTCCCTCCATGAACTCGCAGCAGATCAagttggcagcagcagcacttcaTTCATATTCACCTGTAATCGCTTTCATTTGTCCCGCCAGGTAGGACGTACAGATGCCCCCAACTAATTGCGTCATTAGTTCTGCGAAATGAATAATTGCATATTCTCCGAGGGGCAATGATAGTGAGGCGTAACTGTCAGAAGTTTTATCACAAGTTTATCTACCAACTTGAAGTAACTGCAAAAAACAGCATTTAAAGACCAGAAAAAGTCCAGAAAAAgtctggaaaaaaaaaaatcaaaaggcaGAGGAAAAAATGTTCCAAGGGGactgaaaaaaaatggaaGTACTGAAAGGCATACAGAGAAAAGATGGAGACATATTCATTGCAGGGGAATGACAGACATATAAGGGTGCCTAAAAATGGAAAAGGGAGAAAAAGTATAGAGAGGGTGTCGCGTCCAAGGAATAATGTCCTGCGGCAGCTTTGGAAATGAAAACTTCTTTGTAATGTGAATGACTCTCGGCCTTTGACGGTTACTCATCTTTGTTGCGTTATTCCTCGTTCTCTTTGAATACCCTTTTTGGGAAGGGTATTTCTAATCCTTGGAGAATTAGTAGAGTGGAGTTACATGATCTTTTATTTCTCATGagtttttcaaattaaaatttaaattaaaatccaaatttccttttttttattcatcaATAACCCTAACAACTTTCCAATATACAATGTATAAGGAGCTGCCTGAAGTCGGCTGGATTTTTGTCCTGCCTTTTCCTGGTCTGAAAAAAGTTGCTCGAATCGCTTGCAGCTGATGGAGTAGTGAGTGTCAGTGTCTTTGGGGAGTAGAAAAGCAAACTATGTGGGTGGAGAGAACCTCTGACGGTAGTGCCAACATGAAAGTGAACGCAAAAAGCGATGGCGATGCTGGGGCGCGGTGAATTTATCGCCCAAAAACCGCCAAACcgcaaaaggcaaaaggaaTTCATCaccagccagcagcaggagcaggagcagcggcaTCATCATCGTTGCGATGATGgccatcatcgtcgtcgtcgtcgtcgtcctctgAAATATCACGTATACGTCGGAGGTGTTGAGGATAAAGTCCAATGCACAGTGGTTGCgcccataggccaaaaataaaaaaatttattacaacaaaaatgtacgaaaaGTAAACAGATCGTCTCTTAAATATCCAAACTTCTTTGTGGCAtaccagattttttttttaaatctaacaggactttctaaaaattaaattaaagatgtgAAGATGTATTCATTTGCAAAGCGTAGCTACGCGCATCGCGAGTGTTTCACAACCAAACCTAACTTTGAAGTGGTCCGATTATTAATTACGtgtccaaattaatattttttgtaatggattttgaagttcaaggtattttctataaaatgagatattatttaatatattaaaaataattattgtgtTCATTATATTCATGTGAAATAATCATGTTTCTGGCCTATattttaaacgtattttttatgtttagctaAAGTTATAGTTGTGACCCCACaata
It contains:
- the LOC108074275 gene encoding serine/threonine-protein phosphatase alpha-2 isoform-like; its protein translation is MGDVMNVDSIITRLLEVRGSRAGKNVQLLEGEIRALCLKSREILLAQPVLLELEAPIKICGDIHGQYYDLLRLFEYGGFPPEANYLFLGDYVDRGKQSLETICLMLAYKIKYSENFFILRGNHESASINRIYGFYDECKRRYSIKLWKTFTDCFNCLPVSAIIDEKIFCCHGGLSPDLTSMEHIRRIMRPTDVPDQGLLCDLLWSDPDKDTAGWGENDRGVSFTFGAEVVTKFLHKHGFDLVCRAHQVVEDGYEFFAKRQLVTIFSAPNYCGEFDNAGAMMSVDDTLMCSFQILKPAEKKKKN